The sequence below is a genomic window from Plasmodium reichenowi strain SY57 chromosome Unknown, whole genome shotgun sequence.
AAAATAATTActtattaattattattttttttatgtgaAGTTGTTTTGTGTgcatatatacataaagaaataaaataaaataataatatatattatatgtatgtaacatatatattatgatatatatccacaatttcttttatttattttattttattttattttttatttattattattcttttttatccTACTATAAAtctatacatatatatatatatatatatatatatatatatatatatatatatttataatatttaatttattcatattgtaactatatatacttttaattaaatgattatttgaaaaaaaaacttaaaaaaaaaatataccttatatttatatatagtttcaaatataatatatatattttattttttaatatattattatatataatataaaattttaataaataataaatggTATAAAATGCTTAGAAGAAAAATTCACATTCATTTTAATAGTtataaaaaacattttttttctcaattaataaataaagaaaaacatGATAAAATAACAGGAAATGTTATCATGTTCGATAAGAGGAAAGGTTATGGTTTTATAA
It includes:
- a CDS encoding cold-shock protein, putative, whose translation is MLRRKIHIHFNSYKKHFFSQLINKEKHDKITGNVIMFDKRKGYGFI